In Juglans regia cultivar Chandler chromosome 13, Walnut 2.0, whole genome shotgun sequence, the following proteins share a genomic window:
- the LOC109006824 gene encoding lignin-forming anionic peroxidase-like — protein sequence MASTVTPCACLILALFLFISSMPCEAQLSSTFYDNTCPKALSTIRTATRSAVSRERRMAASLIRLHFHDCFVQGCDASILLDDTPSILGEKTALNNAGSVRGYEVIDDVKSKVENVCPGVVSCADILAVVARDASVAVGGPTWTVKLGRRDSTTASLSLTETNLPRFTDSLGRLTSLFREKGLSERDMVALSGSHTIGQARCVTFRGRIHNNASDIDAGFASTRKRKCSLAIGSDDEKIAPLDLVTPNSFDNNYFKNLIQKKGLLQSDQILFSGGSTDSIVTEYSKSPSTFKNDFAAAMVRMGDIEPITGSQGQIRKLCSVVN from the exons ATGGCTTCTACTGTTACACCTTGTGCATGCTTGATTCTTGCTCTATTCTTGTTTATCTCAAGCATGCCATGCGAAGCACAACTATCCTCTACATTTTATGACAACACATGTCCGAAAGCACTTAGCACGATCCGAACAGCCACTAGAAGCGCCGTTTCACGTGAGCGTAGAATGGCGGCATCGCTCATTCGGCTTCATTTCCATGATTGCTTTGTTCAG GGTTGTGATGCATCAATTCTGCTTGATGATACTCCCTCAATATTGGGTGAGAAAACAGCGCTAAACAATGCTGGTTCAGTGAGAGGATACGAAGTCATTGATGATGTTAAGTCCAAAGTGGAGAACGTTTGTCCTGGAGTTGTATCATGTGCAGATATTCTGGCAGTTGTAGCTCGGGATGCATCTGTCGCT GTCGGAGGACCAACATGGACGGTGAAGCTTGGAAGAAGAGACTCTACCACAGCAAGCCTCAGCCTAACCGAGACCAACCTTCCGAGGTTTACGGATAGCCTTGGCCGATTGACTTCCTTGTTTCGTGAGAAAGGTTTGAGTGAAAGAGACATGGTCGCCCTTTCAG GATCGCATACAATAGGGCAAGCAAGATGTGTGACCTTCCGCGGTAGGATTCACAACAATGCAAGTGATATCGATGCTGGGTTTGCTAGTACTAGAAAGCGCAAGTGTTCACTTGCTATAGGTAGCGACGACGAGAAGATAGCACCGCTTGATTTGGTGACACCCAATTCTTTTGATAATAATTACTTTAAGAATCTGATTCAGAAGAAGGGTCTTCTCCAATCTGATCAAATACTATTTAGTGGAGGATCCACAGACAGCATTGTTACAGAGTATAGCAAGAGCCCTTCAACTTTCAAAAATGATTTTGCTGCTGCTATGGTCAGAATGGGAGATATCGAGCCCATCACGGGTTCTCAAGGACAGATACGAAAACTTTGCAGTGTTGTCAACTAA